The following proteins come from a genomic window of Pyxidicoccus sp. MSG2:
- a CDS encoding ATP-binding protein, producing MATLIASLDWSSSPLGPIETWPQSLRTTVSLCLASNFPINIIWGDGHNQIYNAGYRVACGAAHPRAMGEDYRVTWASAWPAIGAPFERALAGETSFLENQRMFLERNGYPEETFFTFSLSPIRDETGKVVGLFHPVTETTATMLAQRRTRALRDIANRAGQATVFDEACELLLGSLDEYAFDLPFAVLYVTTPDGSQAHLHGTRRTPAGGPLAPQVIELAKADEGTGWPLSRAARSGRAEPVHDLESRLGRVAAGPYPEPLTTSFVLPVRVGGMDAPLGFLVVGASTRLPLDDAYRAFLEMLGAAASAALSNARAYEAERLRAEALAEIDQAKTAFFSNVSHEFRTPLTLLLGPVEDLLAGQRGELPEAARGELEVVRRNGLRLLKLVNALLDFSRIEAGRAQASVEPTDLASLTRDVASAFRSTVERAGMRFVVDVEPLANPVLVDREMWEKIVLNLVSNAFKFTHAGEIRVELRREGGFARLSVQDTGIGIPADELGHVFQRFHRVEGAKGRTHEGSGIGLALVNELAKLHGGSVEVRSVEGRGSTFFVRIPLGNAYWMAKPAPLDAQQPLSTATRPEAYVEETLRWLANQVPEAAPVADGGSGARLATSPAAGERQRILLADDNADMRDYVRRLLEGRYQVTAVTNGEEALRAARASRPDLILSDVMMPVMDGIELVQRLRADDALRTLPVILLSARAGEEATASGLEFGADDYLTKPFATRELLARVQAQLSMAALRSKVAEQETRAANLVRQQEWLEAVLDRLPTPTLLVDPGSGRFTFANRAAQQLSAGPFPVDLDAAERGRAFRITDEADRPLPPEDTPGARAVRGEHLRDLESVWHSPAGRFNIVVDSDVVPAIDPQPSQTIVTFRDISRLKRVERELKTLLGARDEFLSIASHELKTPITSLRMQLQMTERGVKPEEGRAPSPEKLAKALRVSLIQVDRLTSLVEDLLDVARIRTGTLDLAVQKLDLTQLARDVLERLSGQLAQAGCQARLDAPPGLMGVWDGRRLEQVLTNLISNAMKYAPGVRLDVRLTAAGDLARIEVRDHGPGVAEAQRESIFERFDRGLASRNAGGLGLGLFISKQIVTAHGGSIVVEGPPEGGASFVILLPRDASHARAGGYEAAPGGAT from the coding sequence ATGGCGACGCTCATTGCGTCGCTGGACTGGTCGAGCTCGCCGCTGGGCCCCATCGAGACGTGGCCGCAGAGCCTGCGCACCACGGTAAGCCTTTGTCTCGCCTCGAATTTTCCCATCAACATCATCTGGGGCGACGGCCACAACCAGATCTACAACGCGGGCTACCGCGTCGCCTGCGGCGCGGCGCACCCGCGTGCCATGGGCGAGGACTACCGGGTCACCTGGGCGTCCGCCTGGCCAGCCATCGGCGCACCCTTCGAGCGGGCGCTCGCTGGGGAGACGAGCTTCCTCGAAAACCAGCGAATGTTCCTCGAGCGCAACGGCTACCCGGAGGAGACCTTCTTCACCTTCTCCCTCAGCCCGATTCGCGATGAGACAGGGAAGGTGGTGGGCCTCTTCCACCCGGTGACCGAGACGACCGCGACGATGCTCGCCCAGCGGCGGACCCGAGCGTTGCGGGACATCGCGAACCGCGCCGGCCAGGCAACGGTCTTCGACGAGGCCTGCGAGCTGCTCCTCGGGTCGCTCGACGAGTACGCCTTCGACCTGCCCTTCGCGGTCCTCTACGTGACGACGCCGGACGGGAGCCAGGCCCATCTCCACGGGACCCGCCGGACACCGGCCGGAGGCCCGCTCGCGCCGCAAGTGATTGAATTGGCGAAGGCAGACGAGGGCACCGGGTGGCCACTCTCGCGCGCGGCACGCAGCGGCAGGGCGGAGCCGGTTCATGACCTGGAGTCCCGGCTCGGGCGCGTGGCCGCGGGCCCATACCCCGAGCCACTGACGACGTCGTTCGTGCTGCCCGTCCGGGTGGGTGGCATGGACGCACCGCTGGGCTTCCTCGTCGTCGGGGCCAGCACGCGGCTGCCTCTCGACGATGCCTACCGGGCCTTCCTGGAGATGCTGGGGGCGGCGGCGAGCGCGGCCCTGAGCAATGCGCGCGCGTACGAGGCGGAGCGGCTCCGGGCCGAGGCGCTCGCGGAGATTGACCAGGCGAAGACAGCCTTCTTCAGCAACGTGAGCCACGAGTTCCGCACGCCGCTCACGCTGCTGCTCGGCCCGGTGGAGGACCTCCTGGCCGGACAGCGCGGGGAACTGCCGGAGGCCGCGCGCGGCGAGCTCGAGGTGGTGCGCCGCAACGGGCTGCGGCTGCTCAAGCTGGTGAACGCGCTGCTCGACTTCTCCCGCATCGAGGCGGGCCGGGCCCAGGCCTCGGTCGAGCCGACCGACCTGGCCTCGCTCACCCGCGATGTCGCGAGCGCCTTCCGCTCTACCGTCGAGCGCGCGGGCATGCGGTTCGTGGTGGACGTCGAGCCCCTCGCGAACCCGGTGCTCGTGGACCGGGAGATGTGGGAGAAGATCGTCCTCAATCTCGTGTCGAACGCGTTCAAGTTCACCCATGCGGGTGAAATCCGCGTCGAGCTCCGGCGGGAGGGCGGCTTCGCGCGGCTGTCGGTGCAGGACACGGGCATCGGCATTCCCGCCGATGAGCTCGGGCACGTGTTCCAGCGCTTCCACCGGGTGGAGGGGGCGAAGGGGCGCACCCACGAGGGCAGCGGCATCGGCCTCGCGCTCGTGAACGAGCTCGCGAAGCTCCATGGCGGCTCGGTCGAGGTGCGCAGCGTCGAGGGAAGGGGCTCCACCTTCTTCGTCCGCATCCCGCTCGGCAACGCCTACTGGATGGCGAAGCCTGCTCCACTCGATGCGCAGCAGCCCCTCTCCACCGCGACGCGCCCCGAGGCCTACGTGGAGGAGACGCTCCGCTGGCTGGCGAACCAGGTGCCGGAGGCCGCTCCGGTGGCGGACGGCGGGAGCGGGGCAAGGCTCGCCACGTCCCCGGCGGCTGGCGAGCGCCAACGAATCCTGCTCGCCGACGACAACGCCGACATGCGCGACTATGTCCGCCGCCTCCTCGAGGGCCGCTATCAGGTGACGGCGGTGACGAACGGCGAGGAGGCGCTCCGCGCGGCGCGAGCGTCCCGGCCGGACCTCATCCTCTCGGACGTGATGATGCCGGTGATGGACGGCATCGAGCTGGTGCAGCGGCTCCGGGCAGACGACGCGCTGCGCACGCTCCCGGTCATCCTGCTGTCCGCGCGCGCGGGGGAGGAGGCCACGGCGAGCGGGCTCGAGTTCGGCGCGGACGACTACCTGACGAAGCCGTTCGCGACGCGGGAGCTGCTGGCCCGCGTACAGGCCCAGCTCAGCATGGCGGCCCTGCGCTCGAAGGTGGCGGAGCAGGAGACGCGCGCCGCGAACCTCGTGCGGCAGCAGGAATGGCTGGAGGCCGTGCTCGACCGCCTCCCGACTCCCACCCTCCTCGTCGACCCGGGCTCCGGCCGGTTCACCTTCGCGAACCGCGCCGCCCAGCAGCTCTCAGCGGGTCCCTTCCCCGTAGACCTCGACGCCGCGGAGCGCGGCCGTGCATTCCGCATCACCGACGAGGCGGACCGCCCGCTACCGCCGGAGGACACCCCTGGAGCCCGGGCCGTGCGCGGTGAGCACCTCCGCGACCTGGAGTCCGTGTGGCACTCGCCCGCCGGGCGGTTCAACATCGTGGTCGACTCCGACGTCGTCCCCGCCATCGACCCGCAGCCGTCCCAGACCATCGTCACCTTCAGGGACATCTCCCGGCTCAAGCGGGTGGAGCGGGAGCTGAAGACGCTCCTGGGCGCACGCGACGAGTTCCTCTCCATCGCCTCGCACGAGCTGAAGACGCCCATCACCTCACTGCGCATGCAGTTGCAGATGACCGAGCGGGGCGTGAAGCCCGAGGAGGGCCGTGCCCCGAGCCCGGAGAAGCTCGCGAAGGCGCTGCGCGTCTCGTTGATACAGGTGGACCGGCTGACGAGCCTCGTCGAGGACCTCCTCGACGTCGCCCGCATCCGCACGGGCACCCTCGACCTCGCCGTCCAGAAGCTCGACCTCACCCAGCTCGCACGCGACGTGCTGGAGCGCCTCTCCGGACAGCTCGCGCAGGCCGGCTGCCAGGCGCGACTGGACGCCCCGCCCGGGCTGATGGGGGTGTGGGACGGGCGCCGGCTGGAGCAGGTGCTGACGAACCTCATCTCCAACGCGATGAAGTACGCGCCGGGCGTGCGCCTCGACGTGCGCCTCACGGCGGCGGGAGACCTGGCCCGCATCGAGGTGCGCGACCATGGCCCCGGCGTCGCGGAAGCCCAGCGAGAGAGCATCTTCGAGCGCTTCGACCGGGGCCTCGCCTCACGCAATGCCGGAGGGCTCGGACTGGGACTCTTCATCTCCAAGCAGATCGTGACGGCCCACGGAGGGAGCATCGTGGTGGAGGGCCCGCCGGAGGGCGGCGCGAGCTTCGTCATCCTGCTTCCCCGCGATGCGTCGCACGCGCGGGCCGGTGGATATGAGGCCGCGCCGGGGGGCGCGACATGA
- a CDS encoding antibiotic biosynthesis monooxygenase, with protein sequence MSHSLLVVHVHVHVKPEHVEAFREATLANARQSVKEPGIARFDVIQDTEDTTRFVLVEVYRTSQAPAAHKETAHYLLWRDTVAPMMAEPRTSRKYINRFPDDAGW encoded by the coding sequence ATGTCCCACTCCCTGCTGGTCGTCCATGTCCACGTCCACGTGAAGCCGGAGCACGTGGAGGCCTTTCGCGAGGCCACCCTGGCCAATGCCCGCCAGAGCGTGAAGGAGCCCGGCATCGCCCGCTTCGACGTCATCCAGGACACCGAGGACACGACACGCTTCGTGCTCGTGGAGGTGTACCGGACGTCGCAGGCCCCGGCCGCGCACAAGGAGACGGCCCACTACCTGCTCTGGCGCGACACGGTGGCGCCGATGATGGCGGAGCCGCGCACCAGCCGGAAGTACATCAACCGCTTCCCCGACGACGCCGGGTGGTGA
- a CDS encoding response regulator yields MSRRILVVEDDVYIRDSIRELLEDEGHTVVCAENGAQAFAELETMRHSPDLILLDLMMPVKDGFQFRTEQRADARFAHIPVVVMSADPHLESRRSVLDARAYLRKPVDIDLLLAATAA; encoded by the coding sequence ATGAGCCGGCGAATCCTCGTCGTGGAGGATGACGTCTACATCCGTGACTCCATCCGCGAGCTGCTCGAGGACGAGGGCCACACCGTGGTTTGCGCGGAGAATGGCGCCCAGGCCTTCGCCGAGCTGGAGACGATGCGGCATTCGCCAGACCTCATCCTCCTCGACCTGATGATGCCCGTGAAAGACGGCTTCCAGTTCCGCACCGAGCAACGGGCCGACGCGCGCTTCGCACACATCCCGGTGGTGGTGATGAGCGCCGACCCCCACCTCGAGAGCCGGCGCAGCGTCCTCGACGCCCGCGCCTACCTGCGCAAGCCGGTCGACATCGACCTGCTGCTCGCCGCCACTGCCGCGTAG
- a CDS encoding dienelactone hydrolase family protein produces the protein MQDVDIKTADGTMDAKLFHPGGNGPWPAVILLTDAFGVRPVFDEMGHQLSKEGYVVLLPNVFYREGHASKLDLRGTFEDEAFKKRIYALIGGLTPERQKVDAGAELDFLARNSRVKGPKAGVVGYCMSGGIAVRMAADFPERVGAAASFHGGRLATDAPDSPHRLVGRVKGELYFGHADNDASMPAEAIQKLEAALKESGVKHRSELYAGKRHGFAVAGSAAHDEDASEQHWQRLLDLFGRTLRD, from the coding sequence ATGCAGGACGTCGACATCAAGACCGCTGACGGAACGATGGACGCGAAGCTGTTCCACCCCGGGGGCAATGGCCCCTGGCCCGCCGTCATCCTGCTGACGGATGCGTTTGGCGTCCGGCCCGTGTTCGACGAGATGGGCCACCAGCTCTCGAAGGAGGGCTACGTCGTCCTGCTGCCCAACGTCTTCTACCGCGAGGGCCACGCGTCGAAGCTGGACCTGCGCGGCACCTTCGAGGACGAGGCGTTCAAGAAGCGCATCTACGCGCTCATCGGCGGGCTGACGCCCGAGCGACAGAAGGTGGACGCGGGCGCGGAGCTGGACTTCCTCGCGCGCAATTCGCGGGTGAAGGGGCCGAAGGCGGGAGTGGTCGGGTACTGCATGAGCGGCGGCATCGCGGTGCGCATGGCGGCGGACTTCCCGGAGCGCGTCGGCGCGGCGGCCTCGTTCCATGGCGGGCGGCTGGCCACGGACGCGCCCGACAGCCCCCACCGCCTCGTCGGTAGGGTGAAGGGCGAGCTGTACTTCGGCCACGCGGACAACGACGCCTCCATGCCGGCCGAGGCCATCCAGAAGCTGGAGGCCGCCCTGAAGGAGTCCGGCGTCAAGCACCGCTCCGAGCTCTACGCGGGCAAGCGTCATGGCTTCGCGGTGGCGGGCTCCGCGGCCCATGACGAGGACGCCTCCGAGCAGCACTGGCAGAGGCTGCTGGATTTGTTCGGCCGGACACTGCGGGACTGA
- a CDS encoding heparin lyase I family protein has translation MKKTFLLVGTLLGIGSAACGAYEPATETGEAPDGAGQAVAAEALTASNCTQLTATAAIASGNDGNLPANTLDDQLATRWSNLGKGSWIDYDLGATKTVGGVTVAWHGGNTRANTFAVSVSPDGITYTPVYSGKSTGTTAAAETYTFTPVSARRVRITVNGNTLNDWASIAEARACAGATTPPPTTPPTGSSVVWVGDFETGSRSQWSSTQMVSADRLALVSSPLRQGRYALKATVKQGDDPINASGNRNELVRMTREPVGSEYYYRWSTMFDSTYPSAKTWQLFAQWHHDGNSGSPPVEFTVYGEEIRLNIGGNPGTIVWRTPLVRGQWMDFIFHVKWSPDSSVGFVELYLNGKVVLPKRNIATQFPGMLNYLKVGLYRNDTISQVGIVYHDGWTMARKLEDVLSPTAVLTAP, from the coding sequence ATGAAGAAGACCTTCCTGCTGGTTGGAACCCTGCTGGGTATTGGTAGCGCTGCCTGTGGCGCCTACGAGCCCGCGACCGAAACGGGCGAGGCCCCCGACGGTGCCGGCCAGGCTGTCGCGGCCGAGGCCCTCACCGCTTCGAACTGCACCCAGCTCACGGCCACGGCGGCCATCGCCAGCGGCAATGACGGCAACCTCCCGGCCAACACCCTCGACGACCAGCTCGCCACGCGCTGGAGCAACCTCGGCAAGGGCTCGTGGATTGACTACGACCTGGGTGCCACGAAGACGGTGGGCGGCGTCACCGTCGCCTGGCACGGCGGCAACACGCGCGCCAACACCTTCGCGGTGTCCGTCTCCCCGGACGGCATCACCTACACGCCGGTCTACTCCGGCAAGAGCACCGGCACGACGGCGGCGGCGGAGACCTATACCTTCACGCCCGTGTCGGCGCGCCGCGTGCGCATCACCGTCAACGGCAACACCCTGAACGACTGGGCCAGCATCGCCGAGGCGCGCGCCTGCGCCGGAGCCACGACTCCGCCCCCGACGACGCCTCCCACGGGCTCCAGCGTCGTCTGGGTGGGTGACTTCGAGACGGGCAGCCGCTCCCAGTGGAGCAGCACGCAGATGGTGAGCGCGGACCGGCTGGCGCTGGTGTCCTCGCCGCTGCGCCAGGGCCGCTACGCCCTCAAGGCCACGGTGAAGCAGGGCGATGACCCCATCAACGCCAGCGGCAACCGCAACGAATTGGTGCGGATGACGCGCGAGCCGGTCGGCTCCGAGTACTACTACCGCTGGAGCACGATGTTCGACTCCACCTACCCGAGCGCGAAGACGTGGCAGTTGTTCGCGCAGTGGCACCACGACGGCAACTCGGGCTCGCCGCCGGTGGAGTTCACCGTCTACGGCGAGGAGATCCGCCTCAACATCGGTGGCAACCCGGGCACCATCGTCTGGCGCACGCCGCTGGTGCGCGGCCAGTGGATGGACTTCATCTTCCACGTGAAGTGGTCGCCGGACTCCAGCGTGGGCTTCGTGGAGCTGTACCTCAACGGGAAGGTCGTGCTGCCCAAGCGCAACATCGCCACCCAGTTCCCGGGGATGCTCAACTACCTGAAGGTGGGCCTGTACCGGAACGACACCATCTCGCAGGTGGGCATCGTCTACCACGACGGGTGGACCATGGCCCGCAAGCTGGAGGACGTCCTCAGCCCCACGGCGGTCCTCACCGCGCCGTAG
- a CDS encoding iron-containing alcohol dehydrogenase produces the protein MSGLSFEFATATRIVFGPGRISEAPEVVRSLGGSRVLLVTGKDPARARPLQEALERLGLPVRVFPVDGEPTVELAREGTAVARESRCDAVVAFGGGSALDAGKAIAALAANGGDPLDYLEVIGRGKPLTLASLPFVAIPTTAGTGSEVTRNAVLGSKEAKVKASLRSPHMLPRVALVDPDLLTGAPAAVLASSGLDALSQVIEPFLSARANPLTDALAREGMRRSARSLRRAVLDGPDAPAREDLALASLFGGLCLANSGLGAVHGFAAPVGGMFDAPHGAVCAALLPAVLDVNLRALRARAPEHPAVPRFQEVAALLTGRPDARAEEALAWVEELRAALRVPGLGRYGLTAAEVPALVAKAKAASSMKANPLVLTDMELTEIATRSI, from the coding sequence GTGAGCGGCCTCTCCTTCGAGTTCGCCACCGCCACGCGCATCGTCTTCGGTCCGGGCAGAATCTCGGAAGCGCCCGAGGTGGTACGCAGCCTGGGCGGCAGCCGGGTGTTGCTCGTCACCGGGAAGGACCCGGCGCGCGCGCGGCCGCTGCAAGAAGCGCTGGAGCGGCTCGGCCTGCCGGTGCGCGTCTTCCCGGTGGACGGCGAGCCCACGGTGGAACTGGCGCGCGAAGGCACGGCCGTGGCGCGCGAGTCCCGCTGCGACGCCGTGGTCGCGTTCGGCGGAGGCAGCGCGCTGGACGCGGGGAAGGCGATTGCGGCGCTGGCCGCGAACGGGGGAGACCCGCTGGACTACCTGGAGGTCATCGGCCGGGGGAAGCCGCTCACGCTGGCCTCCCTGCCCTTCGTGGCGATTCCCACGACGGCGGGCACGGGCTCGGAGGTGACGCGCAACGCGGTGCTGGGCTCGAAGGAGGCGAAGGTGAAGGCCAGCCTCCGCAGCCCGCACATGCTGCCGCGCGTGGCGCTGGTGGACCCGGACCTGCTCACCGGAGCACCGGCGGCGGTGCTGGCCTCCAGCGGGCTGGATGCGCTGTCGCAGGTCATCGAGCCATTCCTCTCCGCGCGCGCCAACCCGCTCACGGACGCGCTGGCGCGCGAGGGCATGCGCCGCTCGGCGCGCTCACTTCGGCGGGCGGTGCTGGACGGGCCGGACGCGCCCGCGCGCGAGGACCTGGCGCTGGCCAGCCTCTTCGGCGGGCTGTGCCTGGCGAACTCGGGCCTGGGCGCGGTGCATGGCTTCGCGGCGCCGGTGGGCGGCATGTTCGACGCACCCCATGGCGCGGTGTGCGCGGCGCTGCTGCCCGCGGTGCTGGACGTGAATCTGCGGGCCCTGCGCGCCCGCGCCCCGGAGCACCCGGCGGTGCCGCGCTTCCAGGAGGTGGCGGCGCTGCTGACGGGCCGGCCGGACGCGCGCGCGGAAGAAGCCCTCGCCTGGGTGGAGGAACTGCGCGCGGCGCTGCGCGTGCCGGGCCTGGGGCGTTATGGGCTGACGGCGGCGGAAGTGCCTGCGCTGGTGGCGAAGGCGAAGGCCGCGAGCAGCATGAAGGCCAATCCCCTGGTGCTCACGGACATGGAGCTCACGGAGATTGCCACCCGTTCGATTTGA